A stretch of the SAR86 cluster bacterium genome encodes the following:
- a CDS encoding DNA recombination protein RmuC, translating into MDILIVILLIIVIGLIFFNTFKNSNDTNQSDDFLKGIDHSIETQRTTIGELSKDIQSFNEPLSKLNRYLSGGTLAGKFGEWSLESIIKDIFHSNQYESNAEVIPGSGKRVEFIIKLPEGLVLPIDAKFPSALFDNFLNASDSGDEKQVKKTRDDIRRHVLKDASDIKEKYVQSGITVDLGVMYIPSESLMQTIDSLDNIREIIFRDYRVLVMGPNSLAAYLISVHMGFRTLALNERAGEIMNEFGKLKKEFEKFSGSTEDLMKKVDALQKSVNEYSTRERQMERAIDSMDKLDS; encoded by the coding sequence ATGGATATCTTAATTGTCATTTTATTAATAATCGTAATTGGTTTAATCTTTTTTAACACTTTTAAAAATAGTAATGACACTAATCAGTCTGATGACTTTCTCAAAGGAATAGACCACTCAATAGAAACCCAGAGAACCACGATTGGTGAACTCTCTAAAGATATTCAGTCTTTCAATGAACCACTTAGTAAATTAAATCGTTATTTATCTGGTGGAACCTTAGCGGGAAAATTTGGAGAATGGTCTTTAGAATCAATCATCAAAGATATTTTCCATTCTAATCAGTATGAGAGTAATGCTGAGGTCATTCCTGGTAGTGGAAAACGCGTTGAATTTATCATAAAGCTACCTGAAGGCCTTGTTCTCCCTATAGACGCCAAATTCCCCTCAGCTCTATTTGATAACTTTCTCAATGCTAGCGATTCAGGTGATGAGAAACAAGTTAAAAAAACCAGAGATGATATTCGAAGACATGTACTTAAAGATGCTTCAGATATAAAAGAAAAGTATGTTCAATCGGGTATTACTGTTGATCTTGGTGTTATGTATATTCCCAGCGAGAGTCTAATGCAAACCATAGATTCTTTGGATAATATAAGGGAGATAATTTTTCGAGATTACAGAGTCCTTGTAATGGGACCTAATTCTCTTGCGGCTTATCTTATAAGTGTGCATATGGGTTTTAGAACCTTAGCCCTTAATGAGAGAGCTGGAGAAATCATGAATGAGTTTGGAAAACTGAAAAAAGAATTTGAAAAGTTTAGCGGTTCTACCGAAGATCTTATGAAGAAAGTCGATGCGTTGCAGAAATCTGTAAATGAATATTCAACACGTGAAAGGCAAATGGAAAGGGCAATCGACAGTATGGATAAATTAGATTCATAG
- a CDS encoding AMP-binding protein — MENLYLRYREGFPKDLSTPCIELKDGSIISYKELEDQSSQYANGFSNLGLKPGDRVSVQVNKSPEVLYIYLACLRSNIIFHPLNTAYKDHELSFLLEDADPTLFICEKEVYEKIDSLNLKHPPSHIFNIQIQHKDSIQAIKLAGIHEVVDCSEEDTAALLYSSGTTGRPKGIMLTHGNIGTNAMSLKEAWEFTANDCLLHALPIYHVHGLFVALGCVFLSGSKMLWLDNFEVNEVLNQLPKCTVMMGVPTYYTRLINNKGLTSKVTQNLRIFISGSAPLLEETFMDFYSITGHKILERYGMTETNIISSNPISGKRKSGTVGLPLEGQQVRIINNDGEPVGADEIGNIQVKGPNVFKGYWKLAQKSKEDFSLDNYFNTGDQGYFDEDGYLIIVGRNKDMIISGGLNVYPKEIESFIDKIEGVYESAVIGLEDADFGERVVAVIVKDENSKVIEENIISDMKLQMAGYKVPKQIFFSNELPRNAMGKVQKNFLRDKYNQGKT; from the coding sequence ATGGAGAATCTCTACTTAAGATATAGAGAAGGCTTTCCGAAAGATTTGAGCACTCCTTGTATCGAGCTCAAGGACGGTTCAATTATTTCTTATAAAGAGTTAGAAGATCAGTCTTCCCAATATGCAAACGGATTTTCAAATTTAGGTTTAAAACCTGGCGATAGAGTATCAGTACAAGTTAATAAATCACCTGAGGTTCTATATATATATCTTGCATGTTTGCGTTCTAACATAATCTTCCATCCCCTTAACACTGCCTACAAAGATCATGAGCTTTCCTTCCTATTAGAGGACGCTGATCCCACTTTATTCATTTGCGAAAAAGAGGTCTATGAAAAAATTGATTCTCTCAATCTAAAGCATCCACCTAGTCACATTTTTAATATTCAAATTCAACATAAAGATTCTATACAAGCGATAAAATTAGCAGGCATTCACGAAGTTGTAGATTGTTCGGAAGAGGATACAGCTGCTTTACTTTATTCTTCTGGAACAACTGGAAGGCCTAAAGGCATTATGTTGACTCACGGAAATATAGGTACAAATGCCATGTCGCTGAAAGAAGCTTGGGAATTTACAGCAAATGATTGCTTACTTCATGCTCTTCCCATTTATCATGTACATGGTTTGTTTGTTGCTCTTGGTTGTGTATTTCTATCAGGTTCTAAGATGTTATGGTTAGATAACTTTGAAGTGAATGAGGTTTTAAATCAATTGCCTAAGTGCACGGTAATGATGGGTGTTCCAACTTACTACACTAGATTAATTAATAATAAAGGTCTTACTTCAAAAGTAACCCAAAATTTGAGGATCTTTATTTCAGGTTCTGCTCCACTTTTAGAAGAAACATTTATGGACTTTTACTCTATAACTGGCCATAAAATTCTTGAAAGATATGGAATGACTGAAACAAACATTATTAGCTCTAATCCTATAAGCGGTAAAAGAAAATCTGGAACTGTTGGATTACCTCTTGAAGGGCAGCAGGTTAGAATAATTAATAATGACGGTGAACCAGTTGGAGCGGACGAAATTGGAAATATTCAAGTAAAAGGGCCAAATGTATTTAAAGGTTATTGGAAACTTGCTCAAAAATCTAAGGAAGATTTTAGTTTAGATAATTATTTCAATACTGGAGATCAAGGTTATTTTGATGAAGATGGGTATTTAATTATTGTTGGAAGAAATAAAGATATGATTATTAGCGGAGGATTGAATGTTTATCCCAAAGAGATTGAATCATTTATTGATAAGATAGAAGGAGTTTATGAGTCTGCAGTTATCGGTCTAGAAGATGCTGATTTTGGTGAGCGTGTCGTTGCAGTGATTGTTAAGGATGAAAACTCAAAAGTGATAGAAGAAAATATCATTAGTGATATGAAACTACAGATGGCAGGATACAAGGTCCCAAAACAAATTTTCTTTAGCAACGAACTGCCAAGAAATGCCATGGGAAAAGTTCAAAAAAATTTTTTAAGAGATAAATATAATCAGGGAAAGACATGA
- a CDS encoding MFS transporter — protein sequence MQDLQKKYLNTFAVSSAGGAASEAFLSMFLLYFYNQVLGLDPFLCGLGIALSLFVDAFTDPMIGGISDRSATRFGRRIPYMAFGLFGFALGIFLLFNVRLGSSQFALFSQLLLFIIITRISSTMFFIPRASLGIEMIKGYEQRNLLHARDNNFGILGTVIFYSSIATIFGDNWNQENGYKAVSLIVITLFLVTSLYSVFRLRNIESQFEKTTLNDETRNIGVIKGLISLWKNDSWRNLIIGTSLFGIVGSLSSVFSIYMINFFWLWKPDVFTLILALTIPGAFIAALSANKLLKNKDKKRTVLVLTCIMITIGPSLTILRIIDIEFGTNILPEAGLALPLLGLLFYLYATHSAFMAGVRVINGIVFSSMFSDVVEDHQKNTHARSEGLIISVNGLSGKILGGVGILLSGVLLSLAGFGEETSIEDKREAVTSLAIFSTSLLFVIAPISLFFISKYRINKSIHEDNLQDLGYETGNVKL from the coding sequence TTGCAAGACCTTCAAAAGAAGTACCTTAATACATTTGCTGTGAGTTCTGCAGGCGGTGCAGCTTCAGAGGCCTTCTTATCAATGTTTCTGCTTTATTTTTATAATCAAGTTTTAGGTTTAGATCCTTTTTTATGTGGCTTAGGGATAGCTCTATCATTATTTGTAGATGCTTTTACAGACCCCATGATTGGAGGAATATCTGATAGAAGTGCTACTCGTTTTGGTAGAAGAATCCCTTATATGGCATTTGGGTTATTTGGTTTTGCTCTAGGTATATTCCTTCTCTTTAATGTCCGGCTGGGAAGCAGTCAATTTGCTTTGTTTTCTCAACTTTTACTATTCATAATCATAACTAGAATTAGCAGTACTATGTTTTTTATTCCAAGAGCATCTTTAGGAATAGAAATGATAAAGGGCTATGAGCAAAGAAATTTACTTCATGCCAGAGATAATAACTTTGGCATTTTAGGTACTGTCATATTTTACTCCTCCATTGCTACTATATTTGGAGACAATTGGAATCAAGAGAATGGTTATAAAGCCGTATCTTTGATCGTCATCACTCTTTTTTTGGTAACAAGCCTATATTCCGTTTTTAGATTACGAAATATCGAATCTCAGTTTGAAAAGACTACATTAAATGACGAAACAAGAAATATAGGGGTTATAAAAGGACTCATTTCCCTTTGGAAAAATGATTCTTGGCGTAATTTAATTATCGGTACATCTTTATTCGGAATAGTAGGATCTTTATCAAGTGTCTTTAGTATTTATATGATTAATTTCTTTTGGTTGTGGAAACCGGACGTGTTTACTTTAATTTTAGCTTTGACTATTCCTGGGGCATTCATAGCTGCATTAAGCGCAAACAAACTCCTAAAAAATAAGGATAAGAAGAGAACGGTCCTTGTGCTTACTTGTATCATGATAACAATAGGACCTTCCTTGACCATCTTAAGAATAATCGATATTGAATTTGGAACCAATATACTTCCAGAAGCAGGACTTGCCTTACCACTGCTTGGTTTACTTTTTTATCTATATGCCACGCATTCAGCCTTCATGGCAGGTGTGCGGGTAATAAATGGTATTGTTTTTAGTTCTATGTTTTCAGATGTAGTAGAGGATCATCAAAAAAATACTCATGCTAGATCCGAGGGATTAATCATTTCTGTTAATGGTCTGTCAGGTAAAATTCTTGGAGGAGTCGGTATTTTACTATCAGGAGTACTCCTATCATTGGCTGGCTTTGGAGAGGAGACCTCTATTGAAGATAAGAGAGAAGCAGTAACCTCTCTTGCAATCTTTTCAACTTCTTTACTCTTTGTTATCGCTCCTATTTCTTTGTTCTTTATTTCAAAATATAGAATTAATAAATCTATCCATGAAGATAACCTTCAAGACCTTGGCTATGAAACCGGGAATGTAAAATTATGA
- a CDS encoding M20/M25/M40 family metallo-hydrolase, with product MIKIIFSILTLYVFSALTLADEDLENEAVKLLQAYLKVDTISPPGNESRAVDFLAKIFDEEGIEYDSAESAPTRGNIWARIKGGDKPALILLHHSDVVPANEEYWDFDPLSGEIVDGYIQGRGALDMKGLGISHLANFLKLHRSNKSLNRDIIYIAAADEESGGKYGMGWLVENRPEAFEGAELLLNEGGSGFRSKDGIGFSIEVTQKIPVWLRLNSVDQPGHGSSPRTTSSVSRIVEALNIIWNSPFDPRIIPEVDRVFSDRSDGLEEPFKSKYKDIKNMIQDPIFMKELQEFSPSSHALTRNTCSLTRMNGGVKINVVPPTAWAEIDCRILPDNKPEEFIQQIEDLIKDTGVEVEPLMLGFPGSSPTNSELYLAIEDFISTNYPGSKLSPSVSTGFTDSRFSRGIGIASYGFNTYIYEGNESSGIHGNNERIHEDRYRQSVSDLSLILEKVVYD from the coding sequence ATGATAAAAATAATTTTTTCGATACTCACCCTTTATGTCTTTTCTGCCTTAACTCTTGCAGATGAAGACTTAGAAAATGAAGCGGTTAAATTGCTTCAAGCATACCTAAAAGTAGATACCATTAGCCCTCCGGGTAATGAATCAAGAGCAGTAGATTTCTTGGCAAAAATATTCGATGAAGAAGGTATTGAATATGATTCTGCAGAAAGTGCCCCTACAAGAGGAAATATCTGGGCGCGAATAAAGGGAGGTGATAAACCAGCTCTTATCCTTTTACATCATTCTGATGTTGTACCAGCAAATGAAGAATATTGGGATTTTGATCCTCTATCTGGTGAGATAGTAGATGGTTACATACAGGGTAGAGGCGCTTTAGACATGAAGGGATTAGGCATCTCGCACTTAGCCAACTTTCTTAAACTGCACAGATCAAACAAGTCTCTCAATAGGGATATAATTTATATAGCAGCAGCTGATGAAGAATCTGGTGGAAAGTATGGAATGGGATGGCTTGTTGAGAATAGACCAGAAGCTTTTGAAGGTGCTGAATTATTATTGAATGAAGGCGGTAGTGGCTTTAGATCAAAAGATGGGATTGGATTTAGCATCGAGGTAACTCAGAAGATTCCTGTCTGGCTAAGACTTAATTCTGTAGATCAGCCTGGTCACGGCTCTTCACCAAGGACAACAAGTTCAGTTTCAAGAATAGTAGAAGCTTTGAATATCATATGGAATAGTCCTTTTGATCCTAGAATCATACCGGAAGTTGATAGAGTATTTTCAGATAGATCTGATGGATTAGAAGAACCTTTTAAAAGCAAATATAAGGATATTAAGAATATGATCCAGGATCCAATCTTTATGAAGGAGCTGCAAGAATTTTCGCCTTCTTCTCATGCATTAACTAGAAATACTTGCTCGCTTACAAGAATGAATGGAGGTGTAAAAATAAATGTAGTTCCTCCCACGGCATGGGCGGAAATAGATTGCAGAATATTGCCGGATAATAAACCTGAAGAATTTATACAACAGATAGAGGATCTTATAAAAGATACTGGAGTTGAGGTTGAACCTCTTATGTTAGGTTTTCCAGGCTCATCGCCTACCAACTCCGAGCTTTATCTAGCAATTGAGGACTTTATAAGTACGAATTACCCTGGTTCAAAACTCTCACCATCTGTAAGCACAGGATTTACAGATAGTAGATTTTCTAGAGGTATAGGCATAGCCAGCTATGGATTTAATACTTATATTTACGAAGGAAATGAAAGTTCAGGCATACATGGTAATAATGAGCGTATACACGAGGATCGTTATAGGCAAAGCGTAAGTGATTTAAGTCTTATCCTTGAAAAGGTTGTATACGACTAG
- a CDS encoding AAA family ATPase: MSFDKVQDEIIDLLSDDSEQQFIFLTGAAGTGKTTLLERVKNQLSLKKMVVAPTGIAALNIGGTTINSAFRIGFETIPLITKSKDPRFGKLLRNLELLIIDEVSMVRAPMLDAISQSLQIHRNSEEPFGGIHVLACGDLFQLPPIIKESEERIIYEKYNSIYFFDAHSYKDMKKISYFELTESFRQEEDQRFCELLNNIRIGKDLDVTIDQINSNCFDPTLESEFFMTLTSRKKRAEELNEYKLGHIEGEEEIIKSKETGELNENDLPAPRELKIKVGANVMFIKNDPEGRWVNGTLGTISECLDKKKKYIKVKINKKTHKVEREAWNKVRFTYDEDSDEVLEEVISSFKQFPIKLGWAVTIHKSQGLTLESCSVDLGAGAFATGQAYVALSRCKNLSSLHLQRELKVSDALVDPDIIDFHQKFISN; this comes from the coding sequence ATGTCATTTGATAAAGTTCAGGATGAAATAATAGATTTGCTTTCAGATGACTCTGAACAACAATTTATTTTTTTAACAGGTGCCGCTGGAACTGGAAAAACAACTCTTCTTGAAAGAGTAAAAAATCAATTGTCATTAAAAAAAATGGTTGTAGCTCCTACTGGGATTGCTGCTTTAAACATAGGTGGTACAACAATTAATTCCGCCTTTAGGATTGGTTTTGAGACTATTCCTTTGATTACAAAATCTAAAGATCCTAGATTTGGGAAACTACTCAGGAATTTAGAATTATTGATAATTGATGAAGTTTCTATGGTTCGAGCACCAATGCTTGATGCGATATCTCAATCTCTTCAGATACATAGAAACTCTGAAGAGCCGTTTGGTGGCATTCATGTGCTGGCTTGCGGTGACCTATTTCAACTACCACCCATAATTAAAGAGAGTGAAGAGAGGATAATTTATGAGAAGTATAATTCTATTTATTTCTTTGATGCGCATTCATATAAAGACATGAAAAAAATAAGTTATTTTGAACTTACGGAATCTTTTAGACAGGAAGAAGATCAAAGGTTTTGTGAACTTTTAAATAATATCCGAATTGGAAAAGATCTAGATGTAACTATCGATCAAATTAATTCAAATTGTTTTGATCCAACGCTCGAGTCAGAATTTTTCATGACACTCACCTCGAGAAAAAAAAGAGCAGAAGAATTAAATGAATATAAATTAGGTCATATTGAAGGAGAAGAGGAAATTATAAAATCTAAAGAAACTGGAGAGCTAAATGAAAATGATTTACCTGCCCCAAGAGAGCTCAAGATAAAAGTTGGTGCAAATGTAATGTTCATAAAAAACGATCCTGAAGGCCGATGGGTAAATGGAACCCTTGGGACAATATCTGAATGCCTGGATAAGAAGAAAAAATATATCAAAGTAAAAATAAATAAAAAAACACACAAAGTAGAACGTGAAGCTTGGAACAAAGTTAGATTTACTTACGATGAGGATTCTGATGAGGTTTTAGAGGAAGTCATCTCATCATTTAAACAATTTCCTATCAAATTAGGATGGGCAGTTACTATTCATAAGTCTCAGGGCTTAACCCTTGAAAGCTGTTCTGTAGATTTAGGTGCTGGAGCCTTTGCAACGGGACAAGCCTATGTTGCCCTGAGTCGCTGTAAGAATCTAAGTTCTTTGCATCTGCAACGAGAGCTAAAAGTTTCCGATGCGCTAGTGGATCCTGATATTATTGATTTTCATCAAAAATTTATAAGTAACTAG
- a CDS encoding SDR family NAD(P)-dependent oxidoreductase, protein MSKFSTPNFSVDLSGQVALVTGASSGLGYRFSKVLAGCGAKVALAARRVEKLEALEREIRNAGGECAVVPLDVMDRDSIRNCIDIVENQLGLINTLINNAGMVDAQWAIKQDEALIDGVIDTNLVGPYLLSNEVARRLIKSEKPGRMVNISSMAAFNTGPNSAAVLYSTTKSAIVRMTESLAVEWAKHHINVNAIAPGIFHSEMADKMLERIGDVSKGLPRKRICVPEQMDSTLLFLVSPSSECVTGTCIKIDDGQTAR, encoded by the coding sequence ATGAGTAAATTTTCAACACCAAACTTTTCTGTAGATCTTAGCGGTCAAGTTGCTTTAGTCACTGGAGCTTCCTCAGGCTTAGGATATCGTTTTTCTAAAGTTTTAGCGGGCTGTGGAGCAAAGGTAGCTCTAGCTGCAAGAAGAGTTGAGAAATTAGAAGCACTAGAGAGAGAAATAAGAAATGCAGGTGGAGAATGCGCTGTAGTTCCTTTGGATGTAATGGATCGTGACAGTATCCGTAACTGTATAGATATAGTTGAGAATCAACTTGGCTTGATTAATACGCTTATAAACAATGCCGGTATGGTTGATGCTCAATGGGCGATCAAACAGGATGAAGCTTTGATTGATGGAGTCATAGATACAAATTTAGTGGGCCCTTATCTCCTATCAAATGAAGTTGCAAGAAGACTTATAAAAAGTGAAAAACCAGGCAGGATGGTAAATATCTCCTCTATGGCGGCTTTTAATACCGGTCCTAATTCTGCAGCCGTTCTTTATTCAACTACAAAGTCGGCTATTGTCAGAATGACCGAATCTTTAGCTGTTGAGTGGGCTAAACATCATATAAATGTTAACGCCATAGCCCCAGGTATATTTCATTCAGAGATGGCTGATAAAATGTTGGAAAGAATAGGAGATGTCAGTAAGGGTCTCCCCAGAAAAAGGATATGTGTTCCTGAGCAAATGGACTCTACATTATTGTTCTTAGTATCTCCATCATCTGAGTGCGTTACGGGAACTTGCATAAAAATTGATGATGGACAGACTGCTCGTTAA
- the folE gene encoding GTP cyclohydrolase I FolE: MSIQNKIEQATTVIKPSREEAEEAVRTLICWTGDDPDREGLIETPKRVVKAYEEFFEGYDMDPEEVLQKTFEEVQGYDDAVIVRNIRVESHCEHHIVPIIGVAHVGYIPNNRVVGISKLARVIEIFGKRLQTQETMTAQIADTIQKVLEPKGVAVVVDASHQCMTTRGIHKTESSTITSRMLGAFRDNPETRSEFMNLINSPKDF, from the coding sequence ATGAGTATACAAAATAAAATTGAGCAGGCAACTACAGTTATAAAACCTAGCAGAGAAGAAGCTGAAGAAGCCGTTAGAACCCTGATATGTTGGACTGGAGATGATCCTGACAGAGAGGGTCTCATTGAAACTCCCAAGAGAGTTGTAAAAGCATACGAAGAATTCTTTGAAGGCTACGATATGGATCCTGAAGAGGTATTGCAAAAAACTTTTGAGGAAGTTCAAGGTTATGATGATGCGGTTATTGTCAGAAATATAAGAGTTGAGTCACACTGTGAACACCACATCGTTCCCATCATTGGCGTAGCTCATGTTGGTTACATACCAAATAATCGTGTTGTTGGAATAAGTAAACTTGCGAGAGTTATTGAAATTTTTGGCAAACGCCTACAGACACAAGAAACAATGACAGCACAGATAGCGGATACAATCCAAAAAGTACTAGAACCGAAGGGTGTTGCAGTAGTTGTTGATGCAAGTCACCAATGCATGACCACTAGGGGTATTCATAAAACTGAATCTAGCACCATTACTAGCAGAATGCTTGGTGCTTTTAGGGATAATCCCGAAACTAGGTCTGAATTTATGAATCTAATTAACAGTCCCAAGGACTTTTAA